A window of the Bufo gargarizans isolate SCDJY-AF-19 chromosome 1, ASM1485885v1, whole genome shotgun sequence genome harbors these coding sequences:
- the LOC122927406 gene encoding derriere protein-like has translation MDTSVLFLSILLSYLLLVDCSELPFQERMLLKALGLNGRPKPVAPGPVPKTLWKIFEKGVNADNPCRMEGFQVPGNIVRSYRDQGPLSSSNMSPGPLCLKKHLFFDLSVMETKEQLTLGQLEMKFKHNRYQGQEFQLRLYRPLHMALKSMRDHKTNRKLLFAQSFQLHHKSLSFNLTKVTQDWTNRKNNMGLVLEIFADGNSSMANHVSSSCEQIHSFIQASLLTVSLDPTSCKTARIKRSPEPSLPTPSNICKKRRLYIDFKDVGWQNWVIAPRGYMANYCHGECPYPLTEMLKGTNHAVLQTLVHSIEPEVTPLPCCAPTKLSPISMLYYDNNDNVVLRHYEDMVVDECGCK, from the exons atggacacatctgtgcTGTTTCTTTCTATTCTGTTATCCTATCTTTTGCTGGTTGACTGCTCTGAGCTCCCATTCCAGGAGAGGATGCTTCTCAAAGCCTTGGGATTAAATGGACGACCGAAACCTGTTGCTCCAGGTCCTGTACCGAAGACCCTGTGGAAAATTTTTGAGAAGGGCGTTAATGCAGACAATCCATGTAGGATGGAGGGATTTCAAGTACCTGGAAATATTGTTAGATCCTACAGAGATCAAG GGCCTTTAAGCTCCAGCAACATGTCTCCTGGACCATTATGCCTCAAAAAACACCTCTTCTTTGACCTttctgtaatggaaacaaaagaACAATTAACACTTGGACaactggagatgaaatttaagcaCAACAGGTATCAAGGGCAGGAATTCCAGCTTCGATTGTATCGTCCTTTGCACATGGCGTTAAAGAGCATGAGAGACCACAAAACCAATAGGAAACTTTTGTTTGCCCAGTCATTCCAACTTCATCATAAGTCTCTTTCTTTCAACCTTACAAAGGTGACTCAAGACTGGACCAACAGAAAGAACAATATGGGACTCGTTCTGGAAATATTTGCTGATGGTAATAGTAGCATGGCAAATCATGTTTCTTCCTCTTGTGAGCAAATCCATTCCTTCATCCAGGCTTCTTTGCTCACCGTTTCACTTGACCCAACCAGTTGCAAAACAGCACGTATCAAGAGAAGCCCAGAACCTTCACTGCCAACTCCCAGCAATATTTGCAAAAAGAGGAGACTATATATTGACTTCAAGGATGTTGGCTGGCAAAACTGGGTTATTGCCCCTCGAGGTTACATGGCTAACTACTGCCATGGTGAGTGTCCCTATCCACTGACTGAGATGTTGAAGGGCACCAACCATGCGGTCTTGCAGACACTGGTGCACTCTATAGAGCCAGAAGTAACACCCTTGCCTTGCTGTGCTCCAACTAAGCTCTCACCCATCTCCATGCTCTATTATGACAACAATGACAATGTTGTATTAAGACATTATGAAGATATGGTAGTGGATGAATGTGGCTGCAAATGA